The DNA region GCCATCGCCCGCCAGCCCCCCACCACCGACGGCGCCGCACTGGCGACGTTCCTCGACGCCGCCATCCTCGCCCTCATCGCCATCCAGCGCTGGCAGTCCGCCCGCCACCACAACCAGCAAGTCCAAGCCGCGCGCCGCACGCTCACCCACCTACAGGCCGCCTACGACCACACTGCCCCGGCGCCCCTGGCCACCCTCAACCAACGCCAGCCACCCCGGACCGTCATGCACCACCAGGCCACGCAGATGCGCCAGGCCGTCCCCGGCTACGCCGAACACATCCTCACCGACCCCGCCTGGCCCGCCCTCGCCACCGTCCTCACCGACGCCGAAGCAGCCGGCCACGACCCCGCCCGACTCCTCCAACAAGCAGCCGACCAACGTGCACTCGGCGACGCCCGCTCTCCAGCCCAGGTACTGACCTGGCGCATCCACCGCCTCACCCAACGCCCCGCCCCCAGCCCCCGAGCCAAAGCAGCCCAATCCCGCAGCACCGTCATCGGCAGGAGCACCTTGCCGTCGCGGCACGAGGAGGGTGGAGCGGCCAGCTCCGTTCGGGCTGGACAGCCAGACAACCGACCGCGACGGCGGTGACGGCTGCTGCTGCAGCCGTCGAAACCGGCACTTCCCGCTATGCAGCCGCCACGAAATCCCGGGCTCGCTCGTTGAAGTCCGCGACCAGCCGGTGGTTCCCGAACGGCTGCATCCGTCGCCGTAGGTCCTGAACCGCCTCAACGCACCGCGAGCTCTTCACCTGCCGCGAGAGGGACAGGGTGCGCAGGCCGACGGCGTGGGCAGCTTCGAGGTCGCCGCGTTGGAGGTGGGTGGCGGCCAGGGCGGCTTGGGACATGGCGCCGCGGCGGGCGCGGCGCTGGGCGCGGGCATGGTCGATGGACTGGCGTGCGTGCTGTTCGGCGGCGTCCGTATCGCCGAGGTCGCGGAAGGTGTTGGCGTGTTCGCCGTGGAGGTAGGCGGGGTCGATGAAGGTCGCCCACTCCTGCTCGTCCTCCAGGCGGACGCGGCTGTAGGCGGTCTCGGACTGCACGACGGCATGTGCGGCGCCGGTCTTGTCGCCGAGCTTGGCCAGTGCGCGGGCTTCCAGGGCCCACAGGTCGGCCAGGCACGCGGGCGAGGTGCCTTTGGCGAGTCCGGCGCGGCCGGCCTGGGCCAGGTGCCGCCCTTCCTCGGGGTTGCCCAGGAGGGTGGCCTGGTCGGCCATGCCGGCCAGTACGTGGGCGCCCAGGGCGGGGTTGCGGGATTCCTCGGACAGGCGCAGGGACTGCACCAGGTAGCGCTGGGCGATGCCGTGTTCGCCGTTGTCGTAGGCCATCCACCCGAGCAGGTAGGTCTGCTCGGCCGCGGCCTCGCACAGCGCCCGCCGTACCTCCTCGGTGTAGGTACGCCGTAGCAGCGGGAAGACGTGCTGGTTCATGTACTCGGCCAGGACCAGCCGCCCCGTGCCGCCGCCTTGCAGGACGTCCATGCGCTGGAACTCGCCGAACATGTTCCGTACGGCGACGACGTCTTCGAGACGCACTCGTGGGCCGGGGTCGGGGTGCTGGTCGAGGGTGTTGAGCAGCCAGTCGCGGGACGGCCCGACGGCCGCGACAGCGGCGAAGGGTGCTGCTGCCAGGAAGCTTCGACGGTCCACGTCCGCTCTCCCCAAGTCGGCGACTGCTTCCACCGTAACGGCGAACGAGGCGTTGTACGCCAGCGAGCGCTCCGCCGTACCGCTCTCACCGAGCCCGAGGTCGTAGGTGGTGACCCGGTAGCCGAAGCAGGCGGAGAAGACGTCGGCGAGGATCTCGGGCACCGGCGGCCGGGGCCGGTCGCCGGCCAGCCAGCGCCGCACCGCCGTGGCGTCCGGGGTCACGTGCGGCTGGCCCCATACCTGGGCTGCGGTTCTGACGCGGCGGGCCAGTTCCTTGTGGCTCATGCCTGAGCGGTCGAGCCATCTGGCGAGATCGGTGTTCGGCGACTTCATGGTGGGCCCTTACCCCTCAGATTGGCGCGGCCACGAGCGGTAGCGGGAGTGACACCCTTTGACACCCCTCACGACGGTACCCGCTCCCGGGTGGCGGCGGTTGGCTTGGTGGACAGACCACGAGTCGTCGCACCAAGGGGAGTTGGCGCCATGGGGAGCACAGCAGGCCGCCGTCCGTTACGGACCGGTCGCGCCCACCCGTACGCGAACGGTTGGGCGGGTGGTCAGCGATGCTGCAGCCTGTGACGCGGGAGTTCCTCCGGGAGGCCGTCGCCGTACCCGAGGCCCGTTCCTTCGTGCGCGACGTCCTGGACGCCTGGGGCGTCAGCGAGCGCTGTGACGACGTACTCACCTGTGTCTCGGAGCTGGCCACGAACGTCGTCCGCCACGACGAGACACACGGCCGCAGCTTCCACGTCGCGCTGTCCGGCCGGGACGGCCTGCTGCGGATCGAAGTGCACGACGCAAGCCGGCGGCACCCGGTGATCAAGTCGCCGGGTGCCGACAGTACGACCGGCCGCGGGCTACTGCTGGTCAACGAACTGTCCGACGGATGGGGCGTCGAGCCGCAGGACCCGCGCGGCAAAGTCGTATGGACAGAGTTCAAGATCGCCGCAGCTCAGGGTGTGACGCGCCCATGGTGAGCACCCCCGATGCCCCGGAACAGGCGCCCACAGCCGAGCTCATCGCCTCGTTAGCCGTCTGGCACTGGATCGCCGGCACGCCTGCCGGACCGGTGGCCTTCCTGCTGCTGGCTCGCCCACCGTCCGGGCATCTCGGCTCCCCGGCGAAGGCCGCGATCCGCATGTACGGGCTGGCCAAGTCGCTGCGGCTGGCCGAGTGCAGCAGGCGGCTGCCGGACATCGGACCCCGGCTGTACACATGCGGCCTGGATGCCTTCTTACGGCTCGACCGGTGCGAGCACCTGCTGCACGCCCCGATCGGTGACCTCTGGAGCGACTTCGCGCTGGGCGGCGGAACCGTAGCAGTGGCCGTCGGGCTGGACCCCCTGCGGGCGCGAGCCTCCAAGGAAGTGGTCCAGGCGTACATGACCGCCACAGCCCGGGCGGGCCGGCTGTTCATGGCAAGACCCGCCCCACGGCCGCGTCGGGGATTGACTGGTCGACGCCCGCCTACGAGGTGGGTGAGCCGCGATGAGCACCGACCTACGGCCCTGGCTGAGCAGGCTCGCCGCTCCCCGCATCACGCGCCTCCCACCGCCTGCGGAAACCGACGACGGCAATCACTGGACGACCGGCCGCTGCTGGCTGTGGTGCGGCCGAGAAGACACCCGAGTGCTGTGGATCGGCACCGGCACCGCCCCCGGCGGAGTGACCACGCACCTGTTCGCCTGTGCCTCCTGCGCCCAGTCCCTCTGCGACCAGATCCTTTCCGCCCAGCTCTGCGCCGACATCGGCGGCCACGACCTGCCCGGATACGCACACGTCGGAACTCCGCAGACCGCCCGCCTTCCGGCCCCACCCGGCGGCAGACACCGACGGCGTACGTGACCCGCGCCGACTCCCTGCACCACCACAGATTTCCGCCGGGATCCCGGCGGAACCACCAAACAGACACAGGAAGGAGTGTGCGATGCCCGACAATCCGGCCGCCTCACCCGAGGACGGCCTCCTCGTGGCGGTGGAGGCGCTGGCAAGCGTCCACAACCGGCACGACGTCACCCGGTCCGACCCGCCCCCGGACGGCGGCGGCGACAATCCCTGGCCCGACGGCGACTCCCTGAACCACCCCGCCTGACGACCACAGCACCCAGCCGCGGACCCGCACAAGCACCACGTGCGGGCCCGCGGCCCCACACACAACCCCACCCCACCCGTACAAGGGGGAGACATGGAACACCGCCTGATCACGGCCATGGAGGCGGCCCTCGGCTGGAAAGGCTCCGGCCCGCTCGGCGGGGACTTCGCCCGCGGCACGATCGACGATGCCGCCTTACCACAGCGCATCCTCACGCCCAACCGGCTCCTGGACCTGGCGATGCGCCGCAGCCTGTCCAACCCACAGTTCCGCTGCTTCCAGAACGGTGAGGAACTCCACCCCAACGCCTACCTCACCGACGAGGTCACCCTGCGCGGCCAGTCACTGCGCATGGTCAACACCCACCGCCTCGGCACCCTCCTGCGCCAAGGCGCCACCCTCGTCCTGGACCAGGTCAACACCTTCGACCCCACCATGGAAATCACCTGCCAGGCCCTGCAGTGGTGGTCGCGCGAACGCGTCCAGGTCAACGCCTACCTCACCACCAACGACGCCTCCGGCTTCCGCCTCCACTGGGACGACCACGACGTCCTCATCGTCCAGCTCGCCGGCGAGAAGCAGTGGGAAGTACGCGGCCCCTCCCGCACCGCGCCGCTCTACCGCGACGCCGACCGCAGCGACCAGCCCAGCAACGACATCGTCTGGTCCGGCACCATGCGCACAGGCGACGTCATGCACATCCCCCGCGGCTACTGGCACCAGGCCACCCGCAACGGCAACGGCCCCGGCAAAAGCCTCCACATGACCTTCGGCTTCGCCAAACGCACCGGCGTGAGCTGGCTGTCCTGGCTCGCCGACTGGTCCAGCGAACACGAAATCTTTCGCCACGACCTCGACCGCACCGGCCACACCAGCACCCAAGCCCTCACCGAAGCCGCTCTCGAACTCGTACGCCGACGCACCCCCGCAGACTTCCTGACCGCCCGCGAACAGGAAGCCCCCGTGCCCCGCCACGTACCGTTCCTTGACATCTTCGGCCCTCTGGAAGCCGTCGCCTGCATCACCCACTTCCCGCCCCAAGTCACCGACCACGGCGACACCGTCGAAGTCACCGCGGCAGGCAAGAAGCTCACCTTCCGCGCCAAGGCACTGCCCGCCCTGCGGCTGCTCCTCAGCGGCCACCCCGCCCACCTCACCCAAGCAGCCGCCCAGGTCGGCGCCGAGGTCGAACAGGTCGCCCACATCCTGGTCCAGGAGGAGCTGTGTGCCACCCTCACCCCCGAGTTGTCCTCGGGCTACACCGGTCTCGTCACGAACGCCGCACCCTGACCGCAGCCCTCGACCTCGACGTCACCACCATCGACACCAGCTTCAACTACCACCGCTTCACCGCCCACGAGACGCTCACGCGGGTGGCCGGCGACCTGCTCCCCAGGCTCACGATCTCCACCAAGGTCGGCTTCTTTCCCACCGGCAACGGCCAAGCCGAGCACTCCCTGGACCCCGGCCGCCTGCTCCAGGCCCTGGAGAAGACGAACACCGACCTCGGCCGACCCCCGGACCTGGTCTTCCTCCACAACCCCGAACGCAGCCTCGAACGGCACCGGGATCAGGCCGCCGAGGCCCTGGCGACCGCATGCGACGCACTGCGAGAGGCCGCGACGAGGGGGCTGTGCGGAGCCTGGGGCATCGCTTCCTGGGACCCGTCCCGACTACCCGAACTGATCGACACGACGACGCCCAGGCCAGACGTCCTCATGACCCGCACCGGCCTGACCGCGAACAGCGCGATGCTGGACGCCGCCGAGACCCTCACCGCCCAGTGGAAGCCGAACGCGCGGTGGGGCATGAGCCCCTTCGGCGGCAACACCGACGACCCGGTCTGGCAGACCTTCGACCCCCGCATCTTCCTGCAAGGACCCTCCGACGACATGAGCCGGTTGCAGGCCGCTTTCCGCCTCGCCTACCACCTGCCGCCCGTCACGACGGTCGCCGTCGGCACCGACAACCCCACCCACCTCCGCGAACTGCTCAACGCCCTCCCCCGGAAGGTCGACAGCACCGCGATCCACCAGTACAGATCGCTGCTCCGCGAGCGAGCCCGCCATCAGCCGGCCTGAAGCTCCTCCACCAACCGCTCCGCCGCCGCCCGCGCAGGCCCCAGCCGGGGATCCTCCGGATGCGCGTACGGACCGGCGATCTTCGCGCACGCGAACAGCATCATCACCTTGCCGTCCCGGCTGCTCAGATCACCAGCACGCTCACGCAGCACCCGCTCCGCGAGCGCCGGGACGCCAAGGGACTGCGCCCAAAGCGAGGCCGAGTCCAACCCCCGCGGAGCCATCCCCCAGTCCTCCCAATCGAACAGGCAGAACTGCGGCCCCGTGACGTTCGCCCAGTTCAAGTCCGCATGAGCCGGCACCCACCGCTCCGCCACCGTGTCCGGCACGTCGGGGAACGCCGACCGGATCACCTCATCCACATGCGCCTGGGTCACCATCACCGTGTCCGGCGTGGCCACCCTGGTAGTGCGCGCGGCGGCCAGCGCATCCAGCGAGCCATTCAACGCAGCCCACCACTCATCGGGAAGCCCAGGGTCCTCAATCAGCACCCCGCCCGGCTTCACGGGCTCCCCCGGCAGCAGATCCGTCTCATCCGCCCGCCACATCACCGCATCGCCCTCATCCCGCCACGACACAGCCCCTCGCCACTCGGGTTGAGCCACGCCCTCCAGCAAGGCCGCGCATTCCGCCCCATTCCAGCCTTGAGCCCCGATTTGAGCATACGGCCGCCGCTCAACACGCACCCAGGTGCCACGATCCGTCCGCACTCCGACAGTACGACGCTTCCGCACGACAGCGTCGTAATCAAAGCGAACCCGAAACATCTGCCGCACGCGCTCAAGGACCTCATCCACCGAGCCCTTGCGCAAGTCGACCGCAGGGGCTGAGGACACGGAAAGGGCCATACGAGCGACCGTAGCACTGCCTCCAGCATCCACAGCTTCGAATCCTGACTCGCCGAACGAGCTTCCTCATCCTGGGCTGATCCGGCGTCACATGATCAAACCGGATCAACACGACTCTTCGGGGCACTGACCCTGCCAAGCCCATCGCAACCACCCGATCGGACCTCGCGTTCGAAGCGCACCCCTCGCGGAACGACAACAGCGCCTGACACCCGAGGTCCGGTCACGGGGCATGGACTGTTGCAGTCGCCCTTGAGTCGCACCCCTCCATCAACCGCCTACCTTGATTTCTGAGCGCCTCCAGGGGCTGGCCCAAGAAGCGAATTCATCACGTTCAGGGCCGCCTTCTGACGTTGGACCTTCCTCGACCACACAGCTGGACAGACCACTCCGAAGAAGAACAAGAACCCCAGAACGAGGACCGGCGCCGCCGAAATGACGGCGATGGTCTTGTTTCCTTGAAGGGAGGCTGCGAAGGGGCCTGCACTGGTTGCCGCCACGCCGGCCGACGTAAGCCAGCGCGAAGTGCGCCTGGGAGGCGCGGCTCCAACCGCCTGAGCGGCTTCACCAGAGACAACACTCCCCGTACCCTCAAGCATGTAGTTCTCCGTATGGTCGATGGGGACTACGAGCAATGGCGGCTTCCTGCTGGCGCAGGGAGCCGTCCGCTCTTTCTGAAGCGCCGGCTCAGCCGATGTCGCAACGATCGCAGACCTTCACCAGGCCTGATTCCCGCAGAAAACTTCGCGGGACTCGTGTAGCCTTATGTTCCCGCAGGTCAGAGGGCACAAAAGGCCCTGCAATGTGATCCATGCCATGCTGCGCAGGAGGGAGAATGTGATGCATGTCACGGTGAGGGCATGCCGCGAAGGCTTCCGCTGAGCGGCGACGGCCCTTTGGTGTCCTTCGCCCGCGACCTTCGCGAGATGAGAGAGCGGACGCAGGGCACGGTTGAGGCGGCGGTGATTCGCGGCGCGTCACGGACAGCTGTCTACGCCGCCCTGAGCGGTACTCGCCTGCCGAGCATCCAGACTTTGGACACCATGGTCGAAGCTTGGACCGATGGTGGTGAGCCGGAACTGCAGCGGTGGCGCGAGCGACGTCGTGTCACCGAGGAGTCCCTGGCAGAGGCTGCACGGCTAAAAGGCGTTGCCACGGCACGCCGCACCCCCGAAGAGGAGGACTTCAATGAGCAGCTGCGCGCGGTGTGGCAGGAGTGCGGCAGTCCATCGACGGAAAGGGTTGCGCGGCACTGCGGTCTGAGCGCACGCAGCCTCGATTCCTACTTGGAAGGGCGGACGCTACCGACTGCCGCGCGCCTTCGCGAGCTCTTTGACGGGCTTTCGGCGGTGCGGGAGGACAGCGAGATCTCGTTGTCGTCGCAACGCGAAGCACTGGTCGATGAGGCGCTCTTCCGGGCACGCACAGCCCACAAGGAAGAGCGGATCAGGGTCCGACAGCTGGCAAAAGCCCTGCCCGGAGGGCAGCCAGCCGACTCAGACACTCCGCGTTTCGACGGCTTCGGAGCCGTGCCAGGAGTTCGCCCCGGGCAACGGTTCACCACCCGACGAGCGCTGGCCCAGGCCGGCGTGCACCGACAACTCATGGCCGGTATCGCTGGCAGAAAGGATCGCGGCGCGGAATCAATCGTACTCACTGGCACACACGCCGATGATGACCACGGTGATGTGATCATCTACACCGGCGAGGGCACGGTGAATTCGCAGACTGGCCACCAGACGCACGATCAGCAACTGACCCGGGGGAATGCAGCTCTCGCGGCGAGTGCCACCACCGGCCTCCCCGTTCGAGTGACCCGTGGGATCAACGCGGGCCCACACATTGGGTTGTACCGATACGACGGACTGTACAGAGTCGAGGACTACTGGTCTGAGCAAGGCCCACACGGTTACAGGGTGTGGCGCTTCCGCCTCGTTCAGCTCCCACCGGTGGAACAAAGCGAGGTTGCCCAGCCAGCACTCGCGCTGTCGGCGAATGCGCAGATACGAGAGCGCGATGATCGCCCTCGTTCGGTGTCGTCAGTACAGCGCGTCGTTCGAAGCACCGCAACCGCGAACCTCGTCAAGCGCATGCACGACTACACGTGTCAGGTATGTGGCATCCGCCTCCAGGGTGCGACAGGCGGATACGCCGAGGCAGCACACATTCGTCCGCTGGGATCGCCGCACGATGGTCCGGACGCGATGGAAAACGTGCTCTGTCTGTGCCCCAACCACCACGTGCTCCTGGACCAAGGCATGTTGATCATCAACGATGACCTCACTGTTGTGAACCGCGCGGACAGCACTGTGGTCGGCCGCCTCCGCGAAACCGCAGAACATCGGGTCGACAGGCGACACCTCGCACACCACCGAGTCCACCACGGGCTACCTACGGATGGAGCTGCCCAGTGACATACCGGGCACAAAACATGAGCGCGACAAGCCCTGTGTGCCCACATCTTTTCGGCGCCCCAGATGGCAGGCCGCGGAGGGCGAGCCCTTCAGCGAGGGGTGGCACGTGCTTCAAACCCGTGGGCCGAGAACCCTCTCCATCCTGACGCGCTGCAGCCTTCACCCACCACGAGCTGCTCGACGACGGGCGCGTTCTGAGCACTTGGAATCGGATGGAGCCCTTTGCCTCCCAGACCCGAATCTTCCAGGGAGGCTCAGCTCGCGAGTATGCCCTGCGCATGTTGGAGCAATACCGTACTGCGGCGGGCGGCCATGAGCCCACAGCCACCCCATGAACGCCTGCACAGCAGTCGACAGCCCTTGAGCTCGGCGTCAACCGCGCGTTCGCCGGGTTTCTCGGATGTGGCTGATGAGGTTGGCGTCCTTCTGGCACGCGCATTCCGGAGTGGGAGCCCAGTGGTCGGTCATCTGGCTAGGGCGGGGGCCGAAACGGGTGTCGTACTCGACGCGCCGCACGGGCCC from Actinacidiphila sp. DG2A-62 includes:
- a CDS encoding transcriptional regulator, whose amino-acid sequence is MKSPNTDLARWLDRSGMSHKELARRVRTAAQVWGQPHVTPDATAVRRWLAGDRPRPPVPEILADVFSACFGYRVTTYDLGLGESGTAERSLAYNASFAVTVEAVADLGRADVDRRSFLAAAPFAAVAAVGPSRDWLLNTLDQHPDPGPRVRLEDVVAVRNMFGEFQRMDVLQGGGTGRLVLAEYMNQHVFPLLRRTYTEEVRRALCEAAAEQTYLLGWMAYDNGEHGIAQRYLVQSLRLSEESRNPALGAHVLAGMADQATLLGNPEEGRHLAQAGRAGLAKGTSPACLADLWALEARALAKLGDKTGAAHAVVQSETAYSRVRLEDEQEWATFIDPAYLHGEHANTFRDLGDTDAAEQHARQSIDHARAQRRARRGAMSQAALAATHLQRGDLEAAHAVGLRTLSLSRQVKSSRCVEAVQDLRRRMQPFGNHRLVADFNERARDFVAAA
- a CDS encoding ATP-binding protein, with protein sequence MLQPVTREFLREAVAVPEARSFVRDVLDAWGVSERCDDVLTCVSELATNVVRHDETHGRSFHVALSGRDGLLRIEVHDASRRHPVIKSPGADSTTGRGLLLVNELSDGWGVEPQDPRGKVVWTEFKIAAAQGVTRPW
- a CDS encoding JmjC domain-containing protein, coding for MEHRLITAMEAALGWKGSGPLGGDFARGTIDDAALPQRILTPNRLLDLAMRRSLSNPQFRCFQNGEELHPNAYLTDEVTLRGQSLRMVNTHRLGTLLRQGATLVLDQVNTFDPTMEITCQALQWWSRERVQVNAYLTTNDASGFRLHWDDHDVLIVQLAGEKQWEVRGPSRTAPLYRDADRSDQPSNDIVWSGTMRTGDVMHIPRGYWHQATRNGNGPGKSLHMTFGFAKRTGVSWLSWLADWSSEHEIFRHDLDRTGHTSTQALTEAALELVRRRTPADFLTAREQEAPVPRHVPFLDIFGPLEAVACITHFPPQVTDHGDTVEVTAAGKKLTFRAKALPALRLLLSGHPAHLTQAAAQVGAEVEQVAHILVQEELCATLTPELSSGYTGLVTNAAP
- a CDS encoding aldo/keto reductase; the protein is MCHPHPRVVLGLHRSRHERRTLTAALDLDVTTIDTSFNYHRFTAHETLTRVAGDLLPRLTISTKVGFFPTGNGQAEHSLDPGRLLQALEKTNTDLGRPPDLVFLHNPERSLERHRDQAAEALATACDALREAATRGLCGAWGIASWDPSRLPELIDTTTPRPDVLMTRTGLTANSAMLDAAETLTAQWKPNARWGMSPFGGNTDDPVWQTFDPRIFLQGPSDDMSRLQAAFRLAYHLPPVTTVAVGTDNPTHLRELLNALPRKVDSTAIHQYRSLLRERARHQPA
- a CDS encoding phosphotransferase; the encoded protein is MALSVSSAPAVDLRKGSVDEVLERVRQMFRVRFDYDAVVRKRRTVGVRTDRGTWVRVERRPYAQIGAQGWNGAECAALLEGVAQPEWRGAVSWRDEGDAVMWRADETDLLPGEPVKPGGVLIEDPGLPDEWWAALNGSLDALAAARTTRVATPDTVMVTQAHVDEVIRSAFPDVPDTVAERWVPAHADLNWANVTGPQFCLFDWEDWGMAPRGLDSASLWAQSLGVPALAERVLRERAGDLSSRDGKVMMLFACAKIAGPYAHPEDPRLGPARAAAERLVEELQAG
- a CDS encoding YDG/SRA domain-containing protein — protein: MSFARDLREMRERTQGTVEAAVIRGASRTAVYAALSGTRLPSIQTLDTMVEAWTDGGEPELQRWRERRRVTEESLAEAARLKGVATARRTPEEEDFNEQLRAVWQECGSPSTERVARHCGLSARSLDSYLEGRTLPTAARLRELFDGLSAVREDSEISLSSQREALVDEALFRARTAHKEERIRVRQLAKALPGGQPADSDTPRFDGFGAVPGVRPGQRFTTRRALAQAGVHRQLMAGIAGRKDRGAESIVLTGTHADDDHGDVIIYTGEGTVNSQTGHQTHDQQLTRGNAALAASATTGLPVRVTRGINAGPHIGLYRYDGLYRVEDYWSEQGPHGYRVWRFRLVQLPPVEQSEVAQPALALSANAQIRERDDRPRSVSSVQRVVRSTATANLVKRMHDYTCQVCGIRLQGATGGYAEAAHIRPLGSPHDGPDAMENVLCLCPNHHVLLDQGMLIINDDLTVVNRADSTVVGRLRETAEHRVDRRHLAHHRVHHGLPTDGAAQ